A genomic region of Actinomycetota bacterium contains the following coding sequences:
- a CDS encoding AbrB/MazE/SpoVT family DNA-binding domain-containing protein — protein MSRKVDDLGRIVLPAEIRRSFDIREGDHVDIGIDDNKIILSKQLNTCTFCGGGEALRQFRNHPVCASCLSELKRF, from the coding sequence GTGAGCCGGAAGGTTGATGACCTCGGCAGGATCGTTCTCCCGGCGGAGATCAGGCGGTCGTTCGACATCCGTGAAGGCGATCACGTCGACATCGGCATCGACGACAACAAGATCATCCTTTCGAAGCAGCTCAACACCTGCACGTTCTGCGGGGGCGGGGAGGCGTTGCGGCAGTTCCGCAACCATCCGGTCTGCGCGTCCTGCCTCTCGGAGCTGAAGCGCTTCTAG
- the rsmI gene encoding 16S rRNA (cytidine(1402)-2'-O)-methyltransferase has protein sequence MAGLLRVVATPIGNLDDLSPRAARALTEADVIACEDTRVTRKLLSRVTSRARLVSYHARNERERTPGLVHRVAKGERVTLVTDAGTPGLSDPGQRLIAACIDAGLRVEVVPGPTAAVAALVLSGLPTARFVFEGFLPRTKGERRRRLERLATEERTLVFFEAPHRIAQTLRDMSEVLGARKVALARELTKMYEEVVRGTLPELAERADGLRGEITVVVAGAEPRSPDATPADIASRLRELMGAGTSKKEAIAAVAAELGIAKKVVYQTALDEEI, from the coding sequence ATGGCCGGTCTGCTCCGCGTCGTCGCCACGCCGATCGGGAACCTCGACGATCTCTCTCCGCGCGCCGCCCGCGCGCTGACCGAAGCCGACGTCATCGCCTGCGAGGACACGCGGGTAACCCGTAAGCTCCTTTCTCGCGTCACCTCACGCGCCCGGCTCGTCTCCTATCACGCGCGGAACGAGCGCGAGCGAACGCCCGGGCTCGTCCACCGCGTGGCGAAAGGCGAGCGGGTCACTCTGGTCACCGACGCCGGGACGCCCGGACTTTCGGACCCAGGGCAGCGGCTGATCGCCGCGTGCATCGACGCCGGCCTGCGCGTCGAGGTCGTGCCGGGCCCGACCGCCGCGGTAGCGGCCCTCGTCCTATCGGGCCTGCCGACGGCGCGTTTCGTGTTCGAAGGGTTCCTGCCCCGGACCAAAGGCGAGCGCCGACGTCGCTTGGAGCGGCTGGCGACCGAGGAGCGGACGCTCGTGTTCTTCGAAGCGCCGCACCGGATAGCCCAGACGCTGCGGGACATGAGCGAGGTGCTCGGCGCGCGTAAGGTCGCACTCGCCAGGGAGCTGACGAAGATGTACGAGGAGGTCGTGCGAGGAACGCTGCCCGAGCTTGCCGAGCGGGCCGACGGCCTTCGAGGAGAGATCACGGTCGTGGTCGCGGGCGCAGAGCCGCGTTCCCCGGACGCCACTCCGGCCGACATCGCTTCGCGGCTCCGGGAGCTGATGGGCGCGGGGACCTCGAAGAAGGAGGCGATCGCGGCGGTCGCCGCGGAGCTCGGGATCGCGAAGAAGGTCGTGTACCAGACCGCGCTCGACGAAGAGATCTAG
- a CDS encoding phospholipid carrier-dependent glycosyltransferase: MTADVEIVHPAPGSVRRAGHAALRLANATLAGWRLPVLITLAAAAVRFVRLDHPPTIVPLDETYYAPNSYGYLCHGADMGFKETSVPPSCDALEPVFVVHPPAAKLLMAIGIRIFGYDAFGWRSASALFGSLSVLVIYLIALRLWNSRWLAAAAAVLLGVEGLQLVQSRLAMLDIFMSFFILLGVWLLLEDRARAPGRAGPRWWRLASGIAFGLAVSSKWSAAPLLPVAFAVGLAWEVVRLRPAPTPTPEALPAEDEAEALPIEGGEAGVSQPMPRRPRRDSLLFQAAALAVTFGLLPVLVYIGTYTPWFLSTKRYIPPLCHNTLSQELPATAPLPSGGRVVATPQPGIVRVERSVPKAGMDLWLCNQREIFNYHKNLKSTNADGKPIHPYMSKAWSWPWISRPAAHYYTAICVPSGAPQPCPAGEIAQNEEILGLPNPLIWLVGFFLALPLCAWWMVVRRDDVAALLLVLFLPLVLPWFLTTRPLFMFYMTPAVPLLVLMLVHVMKVWRLRLTAVAFVALAVGAFIYFYPVLAAYPLPPQGIFGWESRIWFGHVLKGDCTAEGIKLLCWI, translated from the coding sequence ATGACAGCCGACGTCGAGATCGTTCATCCCGCGCCCGGCTCGGTCCGGCGAGCCGGCCACGCGGCGCTCCGTCTCGCGAACGCGACCCTCGCCGGATGGCGGCTCCCGGTCCTCATTACTCTGGCCGCGGCCGCGGTCCGTTTCGTTCGGCTCGACCATCCGCCGACGATCGTCCCGCTGGACGAGACCTACTACGCGCCGAACTCGTACGGCTACCTCTGTCACGGCGCCGACATGGGCTTCAAGGAAACCTCGGTGCCCCCCAGCTGCGACGCTCTCGAGCCCGTCTTCGTCGTCCATCCGCCCGCGGCGAAGCTGCTCATGGCGATCGGGATCCGGATATTCGGCTACGACGCCTTCGGGTGGCGCTCGGCGTCGGCGCTCTTCGGCTCGCTGTCGGTTCTCGTGATCTATCTGATCGCGCTGCGGCTGTGGAACTCGCGCTGGCTCGCGGCCGCCGCGGCCGTGCTCCTGGGTGTCGAAGGATTGCAGCTGGTCCAGTCGAGGCTGGCCATGCTCGACATCTTCATGTCGTTCTTCATCCTCCTGGGCGTCTGGCTGTTGCTCGAGGATCGAGCGCGAGCTCCGGGGCGGGCCGGGCCGCGCTGGTGGCGCCTGGCGTCGGGTATCGCGTTCGGGCTCGCGGTTTCTTCGAAGTGGTCGGCCGCCCCGTTGCTGCCTGTTGCATTCGCCGTGGGCCTCGCATGGGAGGTCGTGCGGCTGCGCCCCGCGCCCACGCCGACGCCCGAGGCCCTACCCGCCGAGGATGAAGCCGAGGCGTTACCGATCGAAGGGGGAGAAGCGGGCGTTTCCCAGCCGATGCCGCGCCGGCCCCGGCGTGACTCGCTCCTGTTCCAGGCCGCGGCGCTCGCGGTGACGTTCGGGTTGCTGCCGGTGCTCGTCTACATCGGGACGTACACCCCGTGGTTCCTGTCGACCAAGCGATACATCCCGCCGCTCTGTCACAACACGCTGAGCCAGGAGCTCCCCGCAACCGCTCCGTTGCCGAGCGGGGGCCGGGTCGTCGCGACACCACAGCCTGGGATCGTCCGCGTCGAACGTTCGGTCCCGAAAGCGGGCATGGACCTCTGGTTGTGCAACCAGAGAGAGATCTTCAACTACCACAAGAACCTCAAGTCGACCAACGCCGACGGCAAACCGATCCATCCCTACATGTCGAAGGCGTGGAGCTGGCCGTGGATCTCGCGCCCGGCCGCGCACTACTACACGGCGATCTGCGTGCCGAGCGGCGCGCCGCAACCGTGCCCCGCCGGCGAGATCGCGCAGAACGAGGAGATCCTCGGGCTTCCCAATCCGCTGATCTGGTTGGTTGGGTTCTTCCTCGCGCTCCCGCTCTGCGCGTGGTGGATGGTGGTCCGGCGCGACGACGTGGCGGCATTGCTGCTCGTGCTGTTCCTGCCGCTGGTCTTACCGTGGTTCCTGACGACGCGGCCGCTGTTCATGTTCTACATGACGCCCGCGGTGCCGCTGCTCGTTCTGATGCTCGTGCACGTGATGAAGGTCTGGCGACTTCGCCTCACCGCGGTCGCGTTCGTGGCGCTCGCCGTCGGCGCGTTCATCTACTTCTATCCGGTGCTGGCCGCCTACCCGTTGCCGCCGCAAGGGATCTTCGGCTGGGAGAGCCGCATCTGGTTCGGCCACGTCCTCAAAGGCGACTGCACGGCCGAGGGCATCAAGCTGCTCTGCTGGATCTAA
- a CDS encoding PGPGW domain-containing protein, with product MATARGMIRWVGRNSKRVAITIIGFVLVLGGMVLLVLPGPGMLIIIAGLAVLGTEYMWARRMLDMAKRKAKETAARVRRKKGQPG from the coding sequence GTGGCGACCGCGCGAGGGATGATCCGCTGGGTCGGACGCAACTCCAAACGCGTTGCGATCACGATAATCGGTTTCGTGCTGGTCCTCGGCGGGATGGTGCTCCTCGTTCTTCCCGGGCCCGGGATGCTCATCATCATCGCGGGCCTCGCGGTCCTCGGAACCGAATACATGTGGGCCCGCCGCATGCTCGACATGGCCAAGCGGAAAGCCAAGGAGACCGCCGCGCGCGTGCGCCGCAAGAAGGGCCAGCCCGGTTAG
- a CDS encoding 3-hydroxyacyl-CoA dehydrogenase: MNIQGKGALVTGGASGLGRATAEALHAAGAGVVIMDLPHSQGEAFAKELGDRARFAPTDVTDTEQVTAAVATAVAAFGGVHIVVNCAGIGWAQRTVDRTGPHDLGAFETVVRINLVGTFNVIRLAAAQIVQQEPDGEERGVIVNTASAAAFDGQIGQAAYASSKGGVVSMTLVVARDLAARLIRCCTIAPGTFDTPMLAMLPDEQRQALAAQIPHPSRLGKPSEFAALVRHIVENPVLNGETIRLDGALRMPPR, translated from the coding sequence ATGAACATCCAGGGGAAAGGCGCGCTGGTCACCGGGGGAGCATCGGGTCTCGGCCGGGCGACCGCCGAAGCGCTTCACGCAGCCGGCGCGGGGGTCGTGATCATGGACCTCCCCCATTCTCAAGGCGAGGCGTTCGCGAAGGAGCTCGGCGACCGAGCGCGCTTCGCACCCACGGACGTCACCGATACCGAGCAGGTGACCGCCGCGGTCGCGACGGCCGTCGCGGCATTCGGAGGGGTGCACATCGTGGTGAATTGCGCGGGCATCGGGTGGGCGCAGCGGACCGTCGACCGCACCGGCCCGCACGACCTGGGCGCCTTCGAGACGGTGGTTCGCATCAACCTGGTCGGAACGTTCAACGTGATCCGCCTCGCCGCCGCGCAGATCGTCCAACAGGAACCCGACGGCGAGGAGCGGGGTGTGATCGTCAACACCGCGAGCGCCGCGGCGTTCGACGGCCAGATCGGCCAAGCCGCGTACGCGTCCTCGAAAGGTGGGGTCGTGTCGATGACCTTGGTCGTTGCGCGCGATCTCGCCGCGCGACTGATCCGCTGCTGCACGATCGCGCCGGGGACCTTCGACACGCCGATGCTTGCGATGCTTCCGGACGAGCAGCGACAAGCCCTCGCCGCACAGATCCCGCACCCCAGCCGCCTCGGAAAGCCGTCCGAGTTCGCGGCGCTCGTTCGTCACATCGTGGAGAACCCGGTCCTGAACGGGGAAACGATCCGGCTCGACGGGGCGTTGCGGATGCCCCCGAGGTGA
- a CDS encoding adenylate/guanylate cyclase domain-containing protein, whose product MLRTTPLALASRLLDLGTAHRKVLERLAQRGTITILFTDIANFTAATESGGERAAMGLLDTHDATVIPAIARNRGRVVKNVGDGIMAAFRDPSDAVAAAAAIIERTAGDRRPLALRIGLDTGRPTRRGEDYIGHTVNLAARLVKRARPGEALVTDAVYKAAKETDGVVWRERGRPALKGVKKPPATWRLSVTRSRKAS is encoded by the coding sequence TTGTTGCGCACGACGCCGCTGGCCCTCGCTTCGCGACTCCTCGATCTTGGAACCGCTCACCGTAAGGTCCTCGAGCGCCTCGCACAGCGCGGCACGATCACGATCCTGTTCACCGACATCGCGAACTTCACCGCGGCGACCGAGTCGGGAGGGGAGCGCGCTGCGATGGGCCTCCTCGACACGCACGACGCGACGGTCATCCCGGCGATCGCACGGAACCGCGGCCGGGTCGTGAAGAACGTCGGCGATGGGATCATGGCGGCGTTCCGCGATCCGTCGGACGCGGTCGCGGCGGCCGCGGCGATCATCGAGCGCACGGCCGGCGACCGTCGGCCGCTGGCGCTGCGGATCGGCCTCGACACCGGTCGTCCCACCCGACGGGGAGAGGACTACATCGGGCACACGGTTAACCTCGCGGCGCGGCTCGTGAAGCGTGCGCGGCCGGGGGAGGCGCTGGTGACGGACGCCGTTTACAAGGCCGCGAAGGAGACGGACGGCGTCGTGTGGCGCGAGCGCGGCCGACCCGCTCTCAAAGGCGTGAAGAAGCCGCCGGCGACCTGGCGCCTCAGCGTGACGCGCTCACGGAAAGCGTCGTAG